A window of the Thalassospira indica genome harbors these coding sequences:
- the xth gene encoding exodeoxyribonuclease III, with product MKIATWNVNSIKARLPNILDWLQDGKPDVVLLQETKTVDDAFPAMEIEDLGYNIAIHGQKTYNGVAILSKFPIEDVERGLPGNDDDEQARYIEATVGSNRPVRVASIYVPMGTAVGDEKFDYKLNFLDRLITRFEKIRASGDAAVMGGDYNIAPDDMDVYDPMKLRETVLCTTVERKRLRTMMNMGFTDAFRTFNPKGHQYSWWDYRAGAWNKDNGLRIDHLLLTPAAADRLSASDIDREPRGKEKASDHTPVWCMIDD from the coding sequence ATGAAAATCGCCACCTGGAATGTCAACTCGATCAAGGCACGCCTGCCAAACATTCTTGACTGGCTGCAGGACGGGAAACCCGATGTGGTCCTGTTACAGGAAACCAAGACGGTTGATGATGCGTTTCCAGCGATGGAGATCGAGGACCTTGGCTACAACATCGCCATTCATGGTCAAAAGACCTACAACGGCGTTGCGATCCTTTCCAAATTCCCGATCGAAGATGTCGAACGCGGCCTGCCCGGCAATGATGATGACGAACAGGCCCGCTATATCGAGGCAACCGTCGGATCCAATCGTCCGGTCCGGGTTGCATCGATCTATGTTCCAATGGGAACGGCCGTTGGCGACGAAAAGTTTGATTACAAACTGAACTTCCTGGATCGCCTGATCACCCGGTTTGAGAAAATTCGTGCCAGTGGTGACGCTGCGGTCATGGGCGGAGATTACAACATCGCGCCTGACGACATGGACGTTTATGACCCGATGAAACTGCGCGAAACGGTGCTGTGCACAACGGTTGAACGCAAACGTCTGCGCACCATGATGAATATGGGCTTCACCGACGCGTTCCGTACCTTCAACCCGAAAGGTCATCAATATAGCTGGTGGGACTATCGCGCCGGCGCATGGAACAAGGATAACGGTCTTCGCATTGACCACCTCCTTCTGACCCCGGCGGCGGCAGACCGTCTGAGCGCATCGGATATCGACCGGGAACCACGCGGCAAGGAAAAGGCATCTGATCACACACCGGTCTGGTGCATGATTGACGATTGA